In Stomoxys calcitrans chromosome 2, idStoCalc2.1, whole genome shotgun sequence, the following proteins share a genomic window:
- the LOC106082808 gene encoding uncharacterized protein LOC106082808: MTLRYHRHTNEQFSHSKALTTVYTAIIILLTIQLKCLNCNAILLKCPLYQMHLQKIVGFRPPIEYLKDRNLIYSPHGNYKEHNRYTREGYPITEAQLQEQRSQSVNGSLRFESTASSECWRICNEDDACLAYVHLLDVNECYGYSFFEKNPNYMAVGNDLPLVADGEAVFYEKTCLKVPESCKQRLWTLTKIPGNSLVFQGKKTISTLVTRRECAEKCLFEHEFQCLSASFAPSHRNNHERFIQDKSLAARQHQSTLGRCILSDKDKMIQPDAFRAAPYDEEYIENQCYERPVENDQCSYELYANSTFLYAETMIRGLNQKECQSYCSHETRFYCQGVSFYFEGDLHNTQCLLHSEDIISMGPRSLKQRENSVYMRRVKCLDVQVLCTHNEMSIRYTPKDWFQGKMYVSMHSKECMVQGNGTKSTMLRLPIGSEAKENKCGILRAYEVTKDYHRIFISTLVVIQNNPNVQTQGDRLIKVGCIMSNSTLRERRVDSEGNEADIKLHINSGNGDDDVEDGYDNTEDKNDDNSPNAIALESSLEFAHSFPPNEGSLHFNASDFHPTPKITLQIIDLAHDHQTNDVQIGQGLELQIAAEYTAQQHREFAHIGLPALPDFRATSLIAKTLDKQNYVQLLDTRGCPTDVTVFPGLERVRTPTKNILKARFHAFKFAGTSMVNFDVRIHFCTSPCPEDNCQSATSGPSWYAITTSEASPPSRHRRQVPPEQSLQQFKIQNPVYISTVMDIVNLPDNENTTSFETSKEEEGKSDAIPLNFNLRVRGPDNTNSNSFIYGERGVLLIAGIDDQLHMESICMNQSLLIALLIFWLIFQIGLMFSCCFVIQKYKRLAMLDEERRKIHESLEYLEGRRVHWADQGGYTL; encoded by the exons ATGACCCTTCGGTATCATCGTCACACCAACGAACAATTTTCGCATTCAAAAGCGTTAACAACAGTTTACACAGCAATAATAATTCTATTAACAATACAACTCAAATGTTTAAACTGCA ATGCAATTCTGCTCAAATGTCCCCTCTATCAAAtgcatttgcaaaaaattgtgGGGTTTCGGCCACCCATTGAATACCTTAAAGATAGAAATTTAATCTATTCACCCCATGGCAATTACAAGGAACATAATCGATATACCCGGGAGGGATATCCCATTACCGAAGCACAACTGCAAGAGCAGCGATCACAATCTGTAAATGGCTCACTACGATTCGAAAGCACTGCAAGTTCTGAGTGTTGGCGCATCTGCAATGAAGATGATGCCTGTTTGGCCTATGTTCACCTTTTGGATGTCAATGAGTGTTATGGCTATTCATTCTTTGAAAAGAACCCCAATTATATGGCGGTTGGCAATGATTTGCCCCTTGTAGCTGATGGTGAGGCCGTGTTCTATGAAAAGACATGTTTAAAAG TGCCCGAATCATGCAAACAGCGTTTGTGGACCTTGACTAAGATACCCGGAAACAGTTTAGTATTCCAGGGAAAGAAAACCATATCGACATTGGTCACGCGACGTGAATGTGCTGAGAAATGTCTATTCGAACATGAGTTCCAGTGTTTATCTGCATCGTTTGCCCCCTCGCATCGCAACAATCATGAGAG ATTCATTCAAGACAAGTCTTTGGCGGCAAGACAACATCAAAGTACTTTGGGTAGATGTATACTCAGCGACAAAGATAAAATGATACAACCGGATGCATTTCGTGCTGCCCCCTATGATGAGGAGTACATAGAAAATCAATGCTATGAAAGACCCGTGGAAAATGATCAATGCTCATATGAGCTATATGCGAATAGCACCTTCCTCTATGCGGAGACCATGATTAGGGGATTGAACCAGAAAGAATGTCAATCGTATTGTTCACACGAGACACGATTCTATTGTCAAGGCGTATCGTTTTATTTCGAGGGGGATTTGCACAACACCCAATGTCTACTACATTCAGAGGATATCATATCGATGGGTCCGAGAAGCTTGAAGCAACGCGAAAACTCTGTCTATATGCGTAGAGTCAAGTGTTTGGATG TTCAGGTACTTTGTACCCACAATGAAATGTCCATACGGTACACGCCCAAGGATTGGTTCCAGGGAAAAATGTATGTCAGCATGCACTCAAAGGAGTGTATGGTTCAGGGCAATGGCACTAAAAGTACCATGCTAAGATTACCCATAGGCAGTGAAGCTAAAGAGAATAAATGTGGCATACTTAGAGCCTATGAAGTGACCAAGGACTATCACAG AATCTTCATTTCCACGCTGGTGGTTATACAAAACAATCCCAATGTTCAAACTCAGGGAGATCGTTTGATAAAGGTGGGTTGCATTATGAGTAACAGCACCTTAAGGGAAAGACGGGTGGATAGTGAAGGTAACGAAGCCGATATCAAACTGCATATCAACAGCGGCAAcggtgatgatgatgttgaagaTGGATATGATAACACTGAAGACAAGAATGATGACAACAGTCCCAATGCCATAGCTTTGGAATCTTCTTTGGAATTTGCTCATAG TTTTCCCCCCAATGAAGGCTCTTTACATTTCAATGCCAGCGATTTtcatcccacccccaaaatcacTCTTCAGATAATCGATCTGGCCCACGACCATCAGACCAATGATGTACAGATCGGACAAGGTTTGGAATTGCAAATTGCCGCTGAATACACGGCCCAACAGCACAGAGAGTTTGCCCACATTGGTCTTCCAGCTTTACCAGACTTTCGGGCAACTTCGCTTATAGCCAAAACTTTGGACAAGCAAAATTATGTGCAATTATTGGATACCAGAGGCTGTCCCACCGATGTTACCGTATTTCCCGGACTGGAAAGAGTTCGCACCCCTACCAAGAATATTTTGAAGgcaagatttcatgcatttaaaTTTGCCGGCACTTCCATGGTTAACTTTGATGTGCGAATACATTTCTGTACCAGTCCTTGTCCAGAGGATAATTGCCAAAGTGCCACAAGCGGACCTTCTTGGTATGCCATAACAACATCAGAAGCATCACCGCCCAGCAGACATAGAAGACAAGTGCCACCCGAGCAAAGTTTGCAGCAGTTCAAAATACAAAATCCTGTGTATATTTCTACGGTGATGGACATAGTAAATCTGCCGGATAATGAGAACACAACAAGTTTTGAAACCTCGAAGGAAGAGGAAGGCAAATCCGATGCTATACCTCTGAACTTTAACTTAAGGGTTAGAGGTCCAGATAACACAAATAGCAATAGTTTTATTTATGGCGAGAGAGGTGTACTGCTTATAGCTGGCATAG ATGATCAACTGCATATGGAAAGCATTTGCATGAACCAAAGTCTTCTCATTGCGCTATTGATCTTCTGGCTAATATTCCAGATCGGATTAATGTTCAGTTGCTGTTTTGTCATTCAGAAATACAAGCGCTTAGCAATGCTGGATGAGGAGCGTCGCAAGATACATGAAAGTCTGGAATATTTAGAGGGTCGTCGTGTTCATTGGGCCGATCAGGGTGGCTACACCCTGTAA